From the Streptomyces sp. NBC_00390 genome, the window GCCGCACCGCTTCGCCGTCGACGCCCGCGTCAAGATGCCGCACCTCACCGTGCAGCGTGATGCCGGGAGCAGACCAGATGACGGCCCCATCCCCCGCAGACCCGGCACCGCGCTTGTGCTGTCGCAGTTCGCCGCGCAGATGCCGCAGGAGATCCGGGGGAGCCTGCGCCCGGCGCTTGAGAACGATGACGCCCAGCTGTCCCGTGCTGAGGGAGAAGCGACGCCCCAGCCAACGCGGTGTGGCCAGGTGGTAAGGGTTATTGGAAATCAGCACAACCTGCGGGAACTCGACGGTCCCCCATGGTGTGTCCACGCGGGCCTCGACCCACTGCTTGCCCTTGGCATAGTCGGGTGCCACTGCGGCAAACGCGCGAGGCTTGTCCTCCCGGTACCCGGGCTCCAGCAGGGCATCGGCGTACACACCGAAAGAGACGTTGTTGACGAAGACACGCGAGCCGAGCACCCCCAGGTCCACCTGCGCGGGCTCACCGTCGACCAGGGCGTCCAGTGCCCGCCCCGGATCGCTCAGATCAAGGCCCAGGTCCCGGGCGAAGTGGTTGCGGGTGCCCGCCGGGACCACGACCAGCGACCGGCCCGCATCGGCGGCCACCGCGGCAACCGCCGACACGGTGCCGTCACCGCCCGCGACCCCCAGCACCTGCGCCCCCTCCACCACGGCGTTCCTCGCGAGCGACGCCGCGTCCTTCTCCGTGCTGGTCGTCCAGACCTGGGCTCCCATGCCCTCGGCCCGCTGTACCAGGCCGTAACGAGCCGTCTTGCCGCCGCCCGAGCGTGGATTCATCACGATCACCACCCGGGCACGCGTCCGAGCGCCGGCCATCACCGCATCCACTCTCGGTGTTCAGGCGGTGAGAAGGAATTGCCAGCCCATGTTCGCCAAGGTAGCCAGGCTTCCGCCGAGCAAGGGTCCTGTGGTGCGGTGCCGTGCGGGGGCATGGTGCCGGTGCCTGCTGGGGTTTCGGAGGGGGATGTCATGCCGCCTCACCCTCCAGGTAGAGGGGTGGATCGGTTCCCCTCCATCTTCACTCCGCCCAGCCCCGTATTGCCTGGCGGGAGGTGGTCAACGGAGAGTTGCAGGGTCGGTTCCGTCGCCCTGGGCCGCTTCGGGCGATCTCTCTGCGATGCCGGCAGCGCCGAGAACTCCTCGCTCCAGAAAGCTTGCCGACGCCTCCGGCGGAAACTCCTCCAGCCCACCCCGCATCCCTCTGGCTCACCCTCGGCTGCGTGAACGAGCCGGGGCGTGGTCGGCGGGCAGAGCTCCAGCTGCGGGTCAGTAGCTTCTGGGACCCGGTCGGTGCCGGGTGAATGAACGCGAACGAACGAGCCCGAGCACTGTTTCGCCCGTAGATTGGAAGTCCAGGCAGTCGCGCTCGCGGCCACGGAGAGCGCGTGATGACAGCGGACGCGGAAGGTGCTCGACCTTCAACCGCGTCAACGTGCCGTGCAGGATGGGTAGTTCCTCGTTCGTGTGCTCCAGCCAGGGGCCGCGGTGGGTGAGCCTGGGGTGCATCCGGTCCCAGGCTGTCGCCTCGGCCTTGCCGTAGCGGGTGGTGTCCGTGGCCGTCGTGACTTCGGGCTCGTGCCAGGTCTCGGGCTTCTTGAACGTGAGGACGCCGCCGTGCCTGCGGGGCCGCCCACCCTTCGGCCCGGAGCGGGCGGGACCAGCGTCGCGGAGCATGACGCGGTCCGAGCGCAGGCGTCCGACCAGCACGACGGGCAGGTCGGCGAGAGCGTGGGTCAGGTAGGCGACATCGTAGCCGGAGTCCATGACGATCAGGATGTCCGGATCGCCCGGCCTCCAGTGGCCGGCCCTCGTCAACCGCCGGACGATAGCGCGGAGTTGGGTGGCGGTGACGATGGTCGCATCGTCGGCCGGGCCCAAGCGGACCGCGTCCAGCAACGCGACCCAGGAGGTGCGGCCGGACTCCAGGGCGGCGACGAAGGAATACGGCCAGCCGGGCACGAACTGGTCCGAGCTGCGGTCACCGCGTCCGTAGACGTGGCAGAACAACCGCTCGTCGCTGGTCGGTGCATCGGGCCGCAGCCAGTGCGACACATCCACAGCGAGCACGATCCGCCCGTCGGCCGCCCTCGGCAGCGGCAGGCCGGCCAGAGCGCGGCGCAACCGCGCCTGTTCAACCCAGCCCCGGTCCAGGGCGGCGTACAGCGCGCCGTGCCCGCGCCGGTGCTCGGCCGCCAACGACAGCTCGACCAAGGTCTTCACCGGCCCGTCCGCACACAACACCGCCTCCGTGAGCTCGAAGAGCGCATCCGCGCGGGCGTAGAGACTCTCGTAGAACTCGACCCGAAAGCGGGACAACACGTCCAACGCCTCGCCTGCGGACGCATCGACAGACAGACTCATACACAGCGGCCGTTCTCTCATACTTCGTGACTCGACATCTCGAAGCGTGGAGAACGGCCGCCTCCGCTGTCCCGGAAAGAACCGCAGATCAGCAGGTCGGGTGACCTGCGAGGTTAAACGCCAAGCTTAGAAAATGGCGTCCTTGCCCACCTTGCCCAGTCGGCTGTGGGAGCGCCCGTAGAGGAAGTACACGACGACGCCGATCAGCATCCAGACACCGAACCGGAGCCAGGTCTCGGTCGGCAGGTTGAGCATGAGCCAGAGCGACGCCGCGATCGACAGGATCGGGACCACCGGCACCCAGGGGGTACGGAAGGCGCGGTGCAGGTCGGGGCGGGTGCGGCGGAGGACGATGACGCCGAGCGCCACGACGACGAAGGCGAAGAGCGTTCCGATGTTCACCAGTTCCGCGAGCTTCTCGAGGCTGGTGAAGCCCGCGATGATGGCGATCACCACGCCGAGCACAACGGTCGCCCGGTAGGGGGTGCGGAACTTCGGGTGGGTGATGGAGAAGAAGCGCGGCAGCAGTCCGTCACGGCTCATCGCGAAGAACACCCGGGTCTGGCCGAGCAGAAGGATCATGGAGACGGTGATGAGGCCGACGGCCGCGCCGAGGCTGATGGCACCCGCGAAGAAGGGCTGGTCCACGGACTTGAAGGCTTCGGCGAGCGGGGCGGTCGCCGACATCTCCTTGTAGTACTGCATACCGGTGACCACCAGCGTCACGGCCACGTAGAGCACCGTGCAGATGAGCAGCGAGCCGAGGATGCCGCGCGGCATGTCCCGCTGAGGGTTCCGGGTCTCTTCGGCGGCGGTGGCCACGACGTCGAAGCCGATGAAGGCGAAGAAGACGAGAGAGGCCGCGGTGAAGATGCCCATGACGCCGAAGTTGGTGGGCTCGAATCCGAAGAGCACCTGGACCAGCGGCGCGTGGAGGCCACTGCCGACGGGCTGCGGCACGGCCGGGGGAATGAACGGGGAGTAGTTGTCGGCCTTGATGAAGAACAGGCCCGCGATGATGACCATCAGCACGACGGTGACCTTGATGGCGACCACGATCGCGGTGATCCGGGCCGAGAGCTTCGTTCCGACGACCAGGATGGCCGTCAGCACCAGGACGAGCAGGAATGCCAGCAGGTCGAAGTGTCCTCCCTCGTCGGGCCCGGACAGCGCGACGGGCATGTCCCAGCCCAGGTTGGTGCTCATGAGGTGGCGCACGTACCCGGACCAGCCGACCGCCACCACGGCGGTGCCGAGAGCGAATTCGAGGACCAGGTCCCAGCCGATGATCCAGGCGGGCAGTTCCCCGATCGAGGCGTAGGAGAAGGTGTACGCCGAGCCGGCCACCGGCACCGTGGACGCGAACTCGGCGTAGCAGAGCGCCGCGAGGGCACAGACGATGCCCGCGGCCACGAAGGAGAGGGCGGTGGCGGGTCCGGCGTTGTTCCGCGCCGCGATGCCGGTGAGCACGAAGATGCCGGTACCGATGATGACGCCGACGCCGAAGACCGTCAGATCCCATGCGGACAGGGACTTCCTCAGCGCGTGCTCGGGCTCCTCCGTGTCGCGGATGGACTGCTCCACAGTCTTGGTGCGGAACACCCCGGTGCTCTGGGGGGGCTTTTGGTCTGTGCTCACCGGCGTACCTCCGTAGCCATGGCCGTAGACCCATGATCGAGAGGGGTGCCGGACCTCGCGCGCCCTCCCGATGCGTTTCACACGAAAGGGCCGGTCGGAAACCCCGAGGGGTGCTCCGACCGGCCCAATGTGTACGCCGGATGGGGCAGGTCAGTCCCGGGCGGGCTCCACGGCCTCGCTCTCGAGACGCCCGTCGATCCTGGCCACCAGGCCGGTGACCTGGCGCGCGATGTCCGGGGCGGTCAGCCCGATCTCCGCCATGACCTCCTTGCGCGAGGCGTGGTCCA encodes:
- a CDS encoding amino acid permease codes for the protein MSTDQKPPQSTGVFRTKTVEQSIRDTEEPEHALRKSLSAWDLTVFGVGVIIGTGIFVLTGIAARNNAGPATALSFVAAGIVCALAALCYAEFASTVPVAGSAYTFSYASIGELPAWIIGWDLVLEFALGTAVVAVGWSGYVRHLMSTNLGWDMPVALSGPDEGGHFDLLAFLLVLVLTAILVVGTKLSARITAIVVAIKVTVVLMVIIAGLFFIKADNYSPFIPPAVPQPVGSGLHAPLVQVLFGFEPTNFGVMGIFTAASLVFFAFIGFDVVATAAEETRNPQRDMPRGILGSLLICTVLYVAVTLVVTGMQYYKEMSATAPLAEAFKSVDQPFFAGAISLGAAVGLITVSMILLLGQTRVFFAMSRDGLLPRFFSITHPKFRTPYRATVVLGVVIAIIAGFTSLEKLAELVNIGTLFAFVVVALGVIVLRRTRPDLHRAFRTPWVPVVPILSIAASLWLMLNLPTETWLRFGVWMLIGVVVYFLYGRSHSRLGKVGKDAIF
- a CDS encoding diacylglycerol/lipid kinase family protein; protein product: MAGARTRARVVIVMNPRSGGGKTARYGLVQRAEGMGAQVWTTSTEKDAASLARNAVVEGAQVLGVAGGDGTVSAVAAVAADAGRSLVVVPAGTRNHFARDLGLDLSDPGRALDALVDGEPAQVDLGVLGSRVFVNNVSFGVYADALLEPGYREDKPRAFAAVAPDYAKGKQWVEARVDTPWGTVEFPQVVLISNNPYHLATPRWLGRRFSLSTGQLGVIVLKRRAQAPPDLLRHLRGELRQHKRGAGSAGDGAVIWSAPGITLHGEVRHLDAGVDGEAVRLPLPVVCGIRPGALRLLLPKDRPGMPPERAMRH